TGTGCGGGCCCATGACCTGCACGTAGCGCTGGCGGATGTTCGCACCGGTGGTGGTCTTGGACTTGACCGAGATCTCTTCCGGGTTGTTCAGGTACTGCTTGGACATGCGGCGGATCTGACCGGGCATGGTCGCGGAGAAGAGGGCGACCTGACGGTCCTCCGGGGTCTCCTGGAAGATCTTCTCGACGTCTTCGGCGAAGCCCATGCGGAGCATCTCGTCAGCCTCGTCGAGGACCAGGTACTGCAGCTCGGAGAGGTCCAGGGAACCCTTTTCGAGGTGGTCGATCACACGACCGGGGGTGCCCACGACCACCTGTGCGCCACGGCGCAGACCGGCCAGCTGGGGGCCGTACGCGGACCCGCCGTAGACGGGAAGGACGGTGAAGTCGTCGATGTGCTTGGCGTACGAGGTGAAGGCCTCGGCCACCTGGAGCGCGAGCTCACGGGTGGGTGCCAGGACCAGGGCCTGGGTCTTGCGGGACGGGCCGTTGGTGTCATGCAGCTCGGCCATACGGGACAGGGCCGGGATGGCGAACGCGGCGGTCTTGCCGGTGCCGGTCTGGGCCAGGCCCACGACGTCGCGGCCTTCCAGCAGGAGCGGGATGGTGGCGGCCTGGATGGGGGACGGCTTCTCGTAGCCGACGTCCTTCAGGGCGGCCAGCACACGGCCGTCGATGCCGAGGTCGGTGAACTTGATGGCGCCGTCGTCGTCGCCCTCGGGGGCGACCGTGTCGGCGTCGGCCGGAGCCGCGTCCACGGCCTGAGCGGCGGTGGTCTCTTCGGGGGCCTGGACGGTCTCGTTCTCGACGGTCTCGGCGGAGTTGTTCTCAGTCAGATTGTTTTCGGGCACGGTGGAGGAACCTCATTCATTCCAGCCGGGCGGGCACACACACAGTCAGGGGCGGCCGCCAGTACGGGCATCGGAGCCGGTTGACCCGATGCTCGGAAACCCAGCGCTCTTGCAATCCCATGGCCAGGCATCCCACTGCATCCCTGTCGCTCTCTCAGCGAGTTCTGCGCAGTGCTTTCTTCCGAGCCTCTACGTGCTCAGCCGGCCGTTCCATGAATTGCCCACACACCCTGTGGACCCCTTGTTCAACCTGTCCTGCCTCAAAAATTGGGCAGGATAAATGGAAAACCGGATTGGGGGATGTCTCCATCATACGGGACGCCCCGGGCCCTGCGCCACACGACGGCGGCAGCTCGCGGTGTTAGCTTGGCCACAGAGGGGGCGCGACGCCGTCGTCGGCGCAGTGATCCGGTGCAGCGATCCGGCATAGGGAGCCGGCGCAGAAGTCAGCGGTGCAACTCAGCGGCCGAGGCGCTTCTCCAGCTTCTCGAACTTCACGTGATACTCGTCCTGCAGCACGATGTGGCCGTCCGCCTCGGCGTCCCGCAAGGCATCGACCATCTCGAGGGTCGGCTCGCTGAACCACTGCCCCACGGTGATGCCGTGGTCCGGGACATACACCCGGTGGACATGGTCGCCCTCGCGGATGTCGCCGGTCTTGATGACCCGCAGATAGCAGCCCACCCGGCCCTCCTGCGTGAAACGGCGGACCCAGGCCGCCTCCTCCACGCGGCGCTGGAAAGTGGCGCATGGGACGCGCGGCGAGGTCACTTCGAGTTCGACGTCGGTCCCGATCCTCCAGCGTTCCCCGATCACGGCCTGCGTGGTGGCGATGCCCGCGAGGCGCAGGTTCTCGCCGAAGTAACCGGCAGGGACGTCCCGGCCGAGCTCAGCGGCCCAGTGGTCCGCGTCCTCCTGGGAGTACGCGTAGACCGCCTGATCGAACCCGCCGTGGTTGGCGCGGTCCGCCTGGACGTCGCCGTGGAGGCCCAGCCGGTGGACCGTGACGGGACCCTCAACGGGTCGCTTGTCGATGGCGGTGACCCCCACCCGGCCCTCGGGGTCGGGACGGAGTTCGTGGACGCGGCACACGGCCAGCACGGTTCCGGGATGCATGCGACCAGCCTACTAAAGCCCACATCACCCGGGAACGGGCCGGTTCGACTCGCAGCCCACGGGAGTCCGGACTACCGTGAGGCCATGGACTCCGCCTACCGTTTCTCCACGCTGCTCGATGACATGGACCGCGAACAGGTGCACCGCTGGCTCAGCGAACAGGCCTACTGGGCGCAGGGACGGCCGCGGCCGAGGCAGGACGCCGCCATGGACTCCTCCCGGAACTACGGGGTGTTCGACCGGTCCACGGGCCGGCAGGTGGCCTACGCCCGGGTGGTCACCGATGGAGTGACCTTCGCGTGGCTCTGCGATGTCTTCGTGGATCCCGCGGTCCGCGGCCAGGGCGTCGGCAAGGACCTGATCGGCGGAGTGATCGCCGACCTCGAGCCGCTGGGCCTGCGGCGCGTGCTCCTGGCGACCGCCGATGCGCACGGGCTCTATGAGCAGTACGGCTTCGGGCCGCTGGGCGATCCCTCCCGCTTCATGGTGAAGCTCTGACCCGGCCTGCGCCCTACGGCTCGAAGCGGTAGCCCATCCCGGCTTCGGTGATGAGGTGCCGGGGCGTGGCCGGATCCTTCTCCAGCTTGCGGCGCAACTGGTTCAGGTAGACGCGGAGGTACTGCGTCTCCTTGGCATACGCCGGCCCCCACACCTGCAGGAGCAACTGCTGCTGGCTGACCAGCCGGCCCTGATTCCGCACCAGGATCTCGAGGATGCTCCATTCCGTGGGCGTCAGCCGCACCTCGGCCCCCTCCCGGGTGACCTTCCGCGCGGCCAGGTCCACCGTGAAATCCGCGCCTTGGACCTGCGGGATCTCCTGCACGACGGCGGAGCGCCGGGTCGCGGCCCTCAGCCTCGCCATGAGCTCTTCGATACCGAAGGGTTTGGTCACGTAGTCGTCGGCCCCGGCGTCGAGCGCGGCCACCTTGTCCTGCGACCCGTGCCGCGCCGACAGCACGATGACCGGCACCAGGCTCCACTGCCGGAGCCAGCGGATGAAATCCACGCCGTCCTCATCGGGCAGTCCCAGATCCAGGATGACCACCTCGGGCTGCTCGTCGGCGGCGAGCCGTCGGGCCACGGCGGCATTCGGCGCCAGCAGCGGCTGGTAGCCATGCGCCTTGAAGTTCAGCTGGAGCGCCCGGGCGATCCCGGACTCGTCCTCCACCACCAGGACCTTCGTCATGGCCGCCCCTCCGTCGACGGTGCGTTCATGGCTGCCGGACCCGGACCCATTTCGCCCGGGTCCGCCCTGCCCGGCCCCGCGGACAACGGCAGCGTCAGGACCATCGTCAGGCCTCCACCGGGAGTCTCCTCCGCGTGAAGCCGGCCGCCCATGGCCAGGGTGAAGCCACGGGCCACCGCGAGCCCCAGTCCGACGCCCCGGACCCCGCCCTGCGAGGAATCGTGGAGGCTCTGGAAGGGCCGGAACAGCTCCTCCTGGCGTTCCAGGTCCAGGCCCGGGCCATGGTCCGCCAGCCTCAGTTCCGCCGCGGGCCGCCCGCACAGCACCACGCCCTCCCGGGCCGTGAGCGTGATCCGGGACCCCCGCCCGTGCCGGACCGCGTTCTCCACGACGTTCGCCACCACCCGCTCCAGCATGCCGGGGTCCGCTTCCACGGGCGGCCGTCCGTCGACGTCCAGCGTCACCAGCCCGGCCGGGACACCCTGCAGCGCCGAACCCATCACCTGGATCCAGCGCACGGGCTGCAGCAGCGGCGCGGCCGATTCGCCCGTGAGCCGGGACATGTCCAGCAGGTTGGCCACGAGGGACGACAGCCGGTCCGTGTAATCCTCCACGGAGGCCAGGAGCTCCGCCCGTTCTTCCGCGCTGAATTCGATGCCCGGCTGCCGCAGCGTGGCCACATTGAGCTTGATGGCCGCGATGGGCGTCCGCAGATCGTGGGAGACGGCCTGGAGGATGGCCGTGCGCATCACGTTGCCCTCGCTGAGCTTCGCGTTCTCCTGCTGGCTCACCACGAGTTCCTGCCGCTCCCGCACGGCCACCACCAGGGCTACGAACGCCCCGAGCAGGTGCTGCTGCCGGGCGTCCAGTTCGGCTCCGCCCACCAGGAGCCGGTACTGGTCCCCGACGGCGACGGCGGCCTCCGCTGCCGCCGACCGCGCCGGCGCCTCGGGCGACGTGCTGGCGAGCAGGCGTTCCACCTGCGCGCCCTGCGGCCACGCGCCGTCGTCCTCCACGGAGAGCAGGGAGACCGGGCGGCCGTCCAGCGTTTCGCTCAGGCGGTGCAGGAACGACTCGAGGGAGTCGTCCGAGCCGAGGATGCGCAGGGCCAGGCCATTGAGGAGGGAGGCTTCGTCGCGGGCCTGCTCGGCCTGGATGGCGCGGCGGCCGGCCAGGCCGACCGCGAGCGCCATGGAGCACGCCACCACCAGGAAGATCACTACGGTGACGGCGGCCTTCGGATCGACCATGTGGAAGGACCCGATGGGCTGAGTGGAGAAGAGATTGAGCAGCAGGGTCGCGACCACTGAGGCCAGGACGGCCGGCCAGAGCCCGCCGAGCGCAGCCACCAGGACCGCCACCGCCAGGTGCAGGAGCATGACCACCGGGAAGTCACGGAACCCGGTGGCGGTGACCGCGGCCTCGAGGACCGCAGGGAGGACGATCGCCAGAACCAGGCCCAGCCCGGGCCGCTGCACCCCGAACAGTCTCCGGGCCCAGGTGCGGGTCAGCGCCCAGTTCTGCGTCTGCGTCATGGCACCAGTCTCGCAGGCCTGGCCGGGCCCCGCGGAACGCCCACGGAAGGTCCGCCCCCGGGCCTCCGGGGCAGGATGGGCAGTCCTCCCCATGTCATCCGCCTTCCTTTCCGGTCCCGTCTCAGTACACTGAGCGTGATCGGTCACACCGTGCCGGATGCGCCGCCGCCTGCCGGGCCGCGTCCGGCAAGGTCACGGAAGCACTCGCGGGGAGGACAGGCCCATGGCCCACAACGACACACCGTCCGGAGCGGAGCAGCCCCCACAGGGGGATCCCGCCGGCATGCCGCCAGCGGACAGTGGTGCGGGACGGCGCAAAGACGGCTCCTCCCCCACCCCTCCCTGGCAGCCGCCTCAGCCGCCGCTGCACGAGGATTTCGCGGCGGCCGGCGCTCCCGGACAGCCGCCCTACGGCGCCGGCATTCCGCCCCACGGCGGAGCGGCTCCGGAATCTTCCCCCGCCGGGTACGGCGGCAGCGCGGCGCCCGCCGTGGACCCGTTCGCCCTCGAAGCCGAGGCCACCGAACGCCGGAACACCAAGCGGAAGCGGCGGCGCACCGTCGTCATCACCCTCGGCGTGACCGCCCTGCTGGCCGGCACGATCACTGCCGTGGTCGCCAGCCAGAACGACGACGACGATTACGCCCAGGTCTGCACCGACGAATCCACGCAGCAGCGCGTGGAGGACTCGAAGTGCGAGGATTCCGGCGCCAGCAGCACGGCCGGACGCAGCCACACGCACTACGGCTGGTACTTCTTCCCCCGCGGCAGCAGCATCCCGGCGATCGGCTCCTCCGTGAAGAACTACTCGGGCGGCACGTCCACCCTGCCCAAGGGTTCTCACGCCGCGAAGGGCTTCTCCTCCAAGGGCGGCAGCTTCACCAAGAGCACCACGAGCCGCGGCGGCTTCGGAAAGAGCTCCGGCGGCCGAAGCACGGGAGGCTGAGCATGGAACGCAAACCCGCCACCCCGCGCCCGGACTGGCGCGAGAAGATCGAATCCGTGGGACTGGTGTTCTCCACGAGCACCAAGCCGGACGGCACCCAGGTGGAGTACTGGCACGAGAACGCCTACTACGAATTCCAGATGGACGAGGTGGAACGCCTGGAACTCGTGGCCGAGGAGATGCACCGCATGTGCCTGGAGGCCGCACGCTTCCTGGGCACCGGGGCCATGGGTGACCTGGGCATCGGGCCCGAGGCGCGTGAGCTCGCCGTCGCGTCCCTCGATGCCGGCGACCTGGACATCTACGGCCGCTTCGACTTCGCCTATGACGGCAAGGGCGGGGACGCCAAGCTGTTCGAATACAACGCGGACACCCCGACTGGTCTCATCGAGGCGTCTCTGGCCCAGTGGTACTGGCTGCAGGACGTCATGCCGGAGAAGGACCAGTGGAACGGGATCCACGAGGCGCTGATCGAGCAGTGGCGGCGCTACCAGGCCCGGACCGGCATGTCCCGTCTGCACTTGGCGCACGCGGAGGAAGAGGACTCCGGCGAGGACTGGATGACCACGGGCTACATGCGGGACGTGGCCGAACAGGCCGGCTGGGCGACCGTCGGCATCAACATGTCCGACATCGGCTGGAACCACGGGTACCAGCGGTTCGTCGACATGGACGACTTCCCCATCAGCACCATCTTCAAGCTGTACCCCTGGGAGCTCATGGCCAAAGAGCCCTTCGGCCAGTACCTCCTGCGGCGTGAGGTCAACCCGCAGTGGGTGGAGCCGGCCTGGAAGATGCTGCTCTCCAACAAGGCGCTGCTCGCCGCCCTCTGGCACCTCTACCCCGGGCACCCGAACCTCCTGCCCGCGTATCTGGATTCGCCCCGCGACCTGACCGCCTGGGTGGCCAAGCCCCTGCACGGCCGCGAAGGCGACAACATCCGCATCCACGCCCCGGGCATCGACCTGGAACAGCCCGGCGACTACGGCCGCGAGGGCTGGTGCTACCAGCAGTACCAGGAGCTCCCGGACTTCGACGGCAGTCATCCGGTGCTGGGCCTCTGGGTGGTGGGCGGCGAGTCCGTGGGCTGCGGCATCCGGGAGTCGGACGGCCCTGTCACGGACTTCTTCTGCCGTTTCGTCCCGAACATCATCGACGCCCCGGCGCCCACCGCCGCGGAGCTGGAAGCCGAAGCCGCTCAGGCGTTCACAGGAGGTGCGGCATGAGCCGTCAGGGCGTCACCGACGGCGGCCCCTCGGCCGCCGTCGCCGTCACGCCGAAGGGCCTCCGGGCCGGGATCCTGGACCTGGGCGATCTGACCATGCTGGGCATGGCCTCCACGGCCCCCGTCTTCGCGCTGTCCGTGACGCTGGGTCTGATCGTGTCCCGGGTGGGCGACTTCGCCCCCTTGGCGCTCCTGCTGGGCTTCGCCCCGGTGCTCCTGGTGGCTCTGGCCTTCCGGGAGCTCAACGCGCGCGAACCCGATTGCGGCACCTCCTTCACATGGGTCCGGCGCGCGTTCGGCCCGTACAGCGGCTGGGCCGCCGGTTTCGCCACGGCCGTGGCGAGCGTGGTGGTCCTGGTGAACCTGGGTCATGTGGCGGCGCAGTACCTGTGGGCTCTCATCTCCCGGGGTTCCTGGGAGGTCTCCCCCTGGCTGACCGTGCCGACGGCGCTGGTCATCATGGCCGCCATGTGCTGGGTCAACTCGCGCGGCATCCGCATGGGCGAGAACGTCCAGCGCACCCTGACCTATGTGCAGTACATCGCCCTGGGCGTCCTGGCGATCGCCCTCGTGGTGGGTGTGGTCCGCGACGGCGCGGCCGAGGTCTTCCACTGGGGCTGGTTCGACCTGGGCGCCGCCCTCCAGGACCCGTCCCGGCTCGGCCAGGGCGTGCTCCTGGCGATCTTCCTCTTCTGGGGCTGGGACACCTGCTTCTCCCTGAACGAGGAGAGTGACGACCCCTCCCGCACTCCCGGCCGCGGCGCGCTGCTCTCCACCGTGGCCCTGGTCCTGGTGTACCTGGCCCTCACCGTGCTGCTCATGATGTTCGCCTCCACGGACACCAACGGCATCGGCCTGGGCAACCCGGACAACTCGGGCGACGTCATGGGAGCGCTGCGCGAGACGGCGCTCGGCCCGTGGGGATGGGTGGTCCTCGTGTCCCTGCTGGGTTCGATCCTCTCCGGCGCCCAGGCGACGGTGCTCCCGGTGACGCGCAGCCTGCTGGCGATGGGCCGTCAGGGCGCGCTGCCCGCACGCCTCGGTTCCGTGGAGCCGGCCACACAGGCGCCTCGCACGGTCTCCTGGGTGGTCTTCGGCGCGGCCGGGGTCTACTACCTGGTGCTGACCTTCCTGGGCGCCAACGTCATGATCGACTCGGCCAACGCCGTGACGGTCTTCATCGCCTTCTACTACGCCGTCACCGCGTTCGCGTGCGTCTGGACCTTCCGGCACACGCTGCGGGACTCGGCCCGGAACCTCTGGCTGCGGGGCATCCTGCCGCTCCTGGGCGGGGTGCTGCTCACCGTCGCGTTCGTGTCCGGGATCATTCAGTGGGCGAAGCCGGAGTTCTCCCAGACCGCTGCCGGCGGCGTGGGCGGAACCCTGGTGGTCGTGCTGGTGCTGGCCGTCCTGGGGATCGGCCTGTTGCTCTGGGCGCGCTTCTCTTCGGCGACGCGCGCCTACTTCACGTCCCGGGCGTCCTGAACTCGAGCTCGAGGGTGAACGGCTCCCCCTCCAGATCCTGGAGGGAGAGCATCCGGACCGACGCCCGCACCCATCCCCCGCTTTCGGTGAGGGTGAACGGTCCGGGCCGGTGCCCGGGCGCCTCCAGCCCGAGGTGATGCACGGAGGCGAGGAGGGTCGTGGCGCCGTCCGGTGTCATGACGGTCTCCAGCGGCGTGGTGACCGTCGGGCACCGCGCCTCGCCGAAGGCGGTGGTCCCCTGCGCTTCCCCGACGACGGCGGCGCTCCCCTGTGTGAGAGGGCGCTGGGTGAGGGGGCGCTGCGTGAGGGGGCGCTGCGTGAGAGGCCACAGGGTGGCGTGGACCCCGGGAGTGACGGCCCAGCCACCCTCGCGGACGGACCATCCGTCGTACCGCCCGGCAGGACCCGCCGGAAGCTGAACCCGGTGCACGCGCAGCTGGTAGCCGCCGCGCGCCGTCGTGCCGGTGGCGACAGTGAGGGGCTGCTCCGCCTCGTCCTCGGTGACCGTCCAGACCGGCCGGTGGAAACTCGCGGCCGCCGCGTCTGGACCTGCGCCGGAGTCTGCGCTGGACCCGGTCTCCAGGCGATGGATCCGGGTGCGCCACGAGGCGCGGCCCGCAGCGTCGAGCACGGCCAGGTGATTGTCCACCGCCTCGGAGGGGACAGGATCAGTGCCGCTGCCGAGGCCCTGCCCCGGCAGGTGCAGGGGCCCCGTGTGGCTGGAATAGGCGAAACGACTGTAGAGGGCGTTGTCGCTGCCGGGGCCGTAGTGCTTGTCGCTGCCGTGGTTGGCCAGCTGGGCGATTCCGTCCGGTCCGCGGTGCAGCAGGAAGCCGGGCCCGGGGAGGAGGACCGGGTCCGGGCTCATCGGGTCCGTCTCGGCGGGAGTGTTCCAGAAGGGGCTGTCCTCCGGGAGCAGGAGCGCCAGGAACGCCTTCGAGGACCAGTACGGCGATCCGGGTCCGGAGTAGTTCTGGATCATGGGCTCGTACGGGCCCTGCCAGCCGAGGCAGGCGATTCCGTCCGGGAAGGCTTCCGGGGTGTCGAAGTACCGGAGGGTCTCCATGGCGAGGCTCCCGGCCCGGGCCAGTGATTCCGCGTCCCCGCTGGGGTCGCCTGGTTCCAGGAACAGCGCGCCCAAGGCAAACGGAGCGGCCGCGGCGAAGCGGTAGGTGAGCGAGCGACCGTGGTGGATCGGTTCCCCTCCTCCGCCGAAGAAGGCCGGGTACGTCCGGAGGAACTCGCTCAGGCGTTCCCGGTACCGCGGCAACCGGTCCGCTGCCCAGGGGTGAGCGCCGCCGACCGACCGGTCCGCGGCGAACCGGCACCAGAGCAGCGGGTAGAGGTGCAGGGCCCAGCCGCAGTAGTAGTCGAAGAAGTCGCCGGTGCCGCCGTTGTCCCCGTCGCGGTACCAGCCATCACCCACGGACCAGTCCTCGATCCGGTCCAGGGCCGCGGTGATGTGGTCCGGGTTGTGGTCCCGGCCGACGCCGGCCAGGAACTCCGCCACGTGGGCGTTGAACAGGACCCAGTTGTTGTCCCAGGGGTCGGCGGTCCCGGCGCCCTGCAGCCAGCACGCCACCGTGTCCTGTTCCTGCGGGTCCAGGCGGTCCCAGAGCCAGGGCCGGGTGAGCTGCAGCCCGATTGCCACGGACGCCGCCTCGACCAGGGCCTGGGTCCGACTGACGACGGGGTTCCAGGATTCGTCGGCGGCTGCTGTGCGCGCCGCGTCGGCACCCTCGCCCGCTACCCGCGCCGCGCCCGCCACCAGCCCAGGGAGGTACCAGTCCAGGTGTCCGTGGGGGTCGTCGCCGCCGGACCCCGCGACCCGCAACGCCGCCAGCAGGAACGTGCGGGCGAAGCCTTCGAGTTCGTCCGAGCGGACCCCGGAGAACGCCGGGCGTCCAGGAAGCCGCAGCAAGGCGTGTCCCGGCGAGAAATACGGACGCACCGCGAGGAGCTGCCGGTCCGCGAAGCCGAACCAGTACGCGCGGCGCTGCGCGGCGTCGTCGTTCACCTGTCCATTCACCCTCTCCGTGCGCCCGGGGGCACCGCGGCGGCGGCGCTGGGCGGTCAGACCCCGGACAGCTCTTGACCACGCTAGGGGCGGGCCTGTTCAGTTGGAAGGAACGCCGTTCATCTGAAAGAAACTGAACACCCGAGGGGGATCATGCACGCCGAGGAGCGGCACGCACTCATCCAGCAGGAGCTCACGCTCTCCGGCAAGCTGATGGCGACCGAGTTCGCGGAGAAGGTCGGTGTCTCCGGGATGACCCTGCGGCGTGACCTCGCGACGCTCGAACGCCGGGGCGTGCTGCGCCGCGTCCACGGTGGGGCGGTGCCCTCCGACGACGGCCTCCCTGGTGGCGCTTCCGCCTTCCGTCCGGCCGCGCCGAGTCAGTTGACGATCGGGCTGCTGGTCCCCACCTCGCAGTACTACTTCTCCCTCATCATCAAGGGCGCAGGCCGTGCCGCCCAGCAGGCCGGCGCCCGGCTGGTGCTCGGAGTCAGCGGCTACGACCCCGACGAGGAGCTGCGGCTGCTCAAACGTTTCCTCGCGTCGCCGATCGACGCCCTGCTGATCACCCCGCTCGGCGCGGACGACGGCCCGACCCCCACCCTGGAGGCCCTCTACGACGCCCGGATCCCGGTGGTCCTGGTGGAACGGCCGCTCGAGAACGTCCTCGACCCGGGCCCGTGGGACTCGGTGTTCACCGATCACGTGCGCGGCACCGAACGCCTCGTCCGGCGCTGGGTGCAGTCCAGCGGAGGACCGGTCGCGCTCGGGATCCTCGAGGACAGCCCCAACTCGCCGCCCATCGAAGAGGGTTACCGCCGCGCTCTGGAACTCACCGGCCACGCGCCGCATGTGGTGCGGATCCCGTCCTCGGCGCATGGACATGAGGCCCACCGCACTGCGCTCGCCCGCCTCGCCGAAAGCTGCCGGGCGGAGGGCATCCGAGGCGTGCTGGTCCACAACGACGGCTGCGCGCTCGCCCTCACGGAACTGTTCCTCGAGCAGGGCGTCCGGGTCCCGGAGGATGTGGAAGTGGTGGCCTACGACGACGAGATCGCCTCCCTGGGCCTGCTCCCCCTGAGCGCCGTGGCCCCGCCGAAGTTCGAGCTGGGTCACCGTGCCGCGAGCCTCTGCCTGCAGCGGGTCCGGGACGGGTTCTGCGCCCGCGAGCGCGTGGCCCTCTCGCCGCAGTTCGTGCCACGGCAGTCCACCCGGACGCAGCTTCCGGCCGGCCTGGCGCTGTAGGGGTGGACGGGTCCGTAAGGGCGGGTCCGTCCCGGACATCCCCCGGATGCGCAGGTCACCCGGCAGCACGCCCCATTGCCCGGATCGGCATCCTCGGGGAGGGTTGATCAGGACAGATGCAGTGCTCCGAGACGTGACAGGAGAAATTCGTGACTTCCCCACACCCGGTCTTCATCGAGGAGATCCCGGTCCCCGGATCGGGACCGTACGGGATCACCATCGGCCCTGATGGCGACGTCTGGTACACCCTCGAAGGGAGCGGCGGCATCGGACGGCTGAATGCTGAAGGCATCCCTCACACCTACGACCTTGACTCCGAGTGCGGTCCGACAGTGCTCACGAACGGACCCGATGGCGCCCTCTGGTTCACCGAATACCGGTCGCACCGGATCGGGAGGATCACCCCTGACGGCGAGCTCACCGAGTATCCCCTGGAGGCCTGCGGCCCTTACGGGCTCACCCTCGGGCCGGATGACGCACTCTGGTTCACCGAGACCGTGACCGACCGCATCGGGCGGCTGTCGGCGGAAGGCACCCTGACCGAATTCCCCCTGCCGTTCGCCGAGTGCTTCCCCTCAGCGATCACGACCGGTCCGGACGGCGCCCTGTGGTTCACCATGAACCGGGCCAATGCGATCGGGAGGATGACCACCGACGGCACGGTGGACCATTACACGGTGCCCACCGCCGACTCGGGCCCGGTCGGCATCACCGCGGGCCCGGACGGCGCCCTGTGGTTCACGGAGATCGCCGCGGGCACCATCGGCCGCATCACGACGGAGGGCCTGATCACGGAATACCCGCTTCCCGACCGGACCGCCCGCCCCCACGCCATCAGCGCGGGCGACGGCCATCTGTGGTTCACCGAATGGGGCGGCAACGGCGTCGGGATCATCACCACCGAAGGACGGATCAGCACCGCCGGGTTGAAGACGCCCGCGTCGGAGCCTCACGGACTCGCCGTCGACGCCGACGGTGACTGCTGGGTGGCCCTTGAGCGCGGCCTCCTGGCCCGGTTCTCCGTGGCGGCGGATACCGCGTCGGTAGGATCACCCTCATGACGGACTCGCCCCGCAGTGGAGAGCAGCCGGAAGTCGTGCGGCTGATCGCCTGGGGTGACGAACTGCGGGAGGTGCACCAGCGGCTCCGAAAAGCGTTGCACCTCGCCCGGACCTCCCTGGAATCCAGCCCGGACGATGCTCCCGTGGGCCGTGACATCCTGTTGTTCTGCCACGGATTCTGCGCCGCATTGACAGGTCACCACCAGGGTGAGGACCGCCGGCTGTTCCCTGCGATCGAGGAGGAGCATCCAGAGCTGTCCGGCGCGCTGCGCAAACTGGCCGAAGACCACGTCCTGATCTCCCAGCTGCTGGAAGACCTGGAAGCGGCCGTGCGCAGCGCCGATCCGCCGGAACGCCTGGTCTCCCGCCTCGACGGCATCGGCGCCATCATGGAATCTCATTTCCAGTACGAGGAGAGGCAGTTGCTGACGATCCTCGACTCCCTCGAGCTGGATGCGCGGCCTCACGAGGTTCTAGGTCCGCTGTGACCCAGGGGCCGCG
The nucleotide sequence above comes from Arthrobacter woluwensis. Encoded proteins:
- a CDS encoding sensor histidine kinase: MTQTQNWALTRTWARRLFGVQRPGLGLVLAIVLPAVLEAAVTATGFRDFPVVMLLHLAVAVLVAALGGLWPAVLASVVATLLLNLFSTQPIGSFHMVDPKAAVTVVIFLVVACSMALAVGLAGRRAIQAEQARDEASLLNGLALRILGSDDSLESFLHRLSETLDGRPVSLLSVEDDGAWPQGAQVERLLASTSPEAPARSAAAEAAVAVGDQYRLLVGGAELDARQQHLLGAFVALVVAVRERQELVVSQQENAKLSEGNVMRTAILQAVSHDLRTPIAAIKLNVATLRQPGIEFSAEERAELLASVEDYTDRLSSLVANLLDMSRLTGESAAPLLQPVRWIQVMGSALQGVPAGLVTLDVDGRPPVEADPGMLERVVANVVENAVRHGRGSRITLTAREGVVLCGRPAAELRLADHGPGLDLERQEELFRPFQSLHDSSQGGVRGVGLGLAVARGFTLAMGGRLHAEETPGGGLTMVLTLPLSAGPGRADPGEMGPGPAAMNAPSTEGRP
- a CDS encoding GNAT family N-acetyltransferase; this translates as MDSAYRFSTLLDDMDREQVHRWLSEQAYWAQGRPRPRQDAAMDSSRNYGVFDRSTGRQVAYARVVTDGVTFAWLCDVFVDPAVRGQGVGKDLIGGVIADLEPLGLRRVLLATADAHGLYEQYGFGPLGDPSRFMVKL
- a CDS encoding MOSC domain-containing protein, with the protein product MHPGTVLAVCRVHELRPDPEGRVGVTAIDKRPVEGPVTVHRLGLHGDVQADRANHGGFDQAVYAYSQEDADHWAAELGRDVPAGYFGENLRLAGIATTQAVIGERWRIGTDVELEVTSPRVPCATFQRRVEEAAWVRRFTQEGRVGCYLRVIKTGDIREGDHVHRVYVPDHGITVGQWFSEPTLEMVDALRDAEADGHIVLQDEYHVKFEKLEKRLGR
- a CDS encoding Tat pathway signal protein — protein: MAHNDTPSGAEQPPQGDPAGMPPADSGAGRRKDGSSPTPPWQPPQPPLHEDFAAAGAPGQPPYGAGIPPHGGAAPESSPAGYGGSAAPAVDPFALEAEATERRNTKRKRRRTVVITLGVTALLAGTITAVVASQNDDDDYAQVCTDESTQQRVEDSKCEDSGASSTAGRSHTHYGWYFFPRGSSIPAIGSSVKNYSGGTSTLPKGSHAAKGFSSKGGSFTKSTTSRGGFGKSSGGRSTGG
- a CDS encoding glutathionylspermidine synthase family protein, yielding MERKPATPRPDWREKIESVGLVFSTSTKPDGTQVEYWHENAYYEFQMDEVERLELVAEEMHRMCLEAARFLGTGAMGDLGIGPEARELAVASLDAGDLDIYGRFDFAYDGKGGDAKLFEYNADTPTGLIEASLAQWYWLQDVMPEKDQWNGIHEALIEQWRRYQARTGMSRLHLAHAEEEDSGEDWMTTGYMRDVAEQAGWATVGINMSDIGWNHGYQRFVDMDDFPISTIFKLYPWELMAKEPFGQYLLRREVNPQWVEPAWKMLLSNKALLAALWHLYPGHPNLLPAYLDSPRDLTAWVAKPLHGREGDNIRIHAPGIDLEQPGDYGREGWCYQQYQELPDFDGSHPVLGLWVVGGESVGCGIRESDGPVTDFFCRFVPNIIDAPAPTAAELEAEAAQAFTGGAA
- a CDS encoding response regulator, which gives rise to MTKVLVVEDESGIARALQLNFKAHGYQPLLAPNAAVARRLAADEQPEVVILDLGLPDEDGVDFIRWLRQWSLVPVIVLSARHGSQDKVAALDAGADDYVTKPFGIEELMARLRAATRRSAVVQEIPQVQGADFTVDLAARKVTREGAEVRLTPTEWSILEILVRNQGRLVSQQQLLLQVWGPAYAKETQYLRVYLNQLRRKLEKDPATPRHLITEAGMGYRFEP
- a CDS encoding APC family permease codes for the protein MSRQGVTDGGPSAAVAVTPKGLRAGILDLGDLTMLGMASTAPVFALSVTLGLIVSRVGDFAPLALLLGFAPVLLVALAFRELNAREPDCGTSFTWVRRAFGPYSGWAAGFATAVASVVVLVNLGHVAAQYLWALISRGSWEVSPWLTVPTALVIMAAMCWVNSRGIRMGENVQRTLTYVQYIALGVLAIALVVGVVRDGAAEVFHWGWFDLGAALQDPSRLGQGVLLAIFLFWGWDTCFSLNEESDDPSRTPGRGALLSTVALVLVYLALTVLLMMFASTDTNGIGLGNPDNSGDVMGALRETALGPWGWVVLVSLLGSILSGAQATVLPVTRSLLAMGRQGALPARLGSVEPATQAPRTVSWVVFGAAGVYYLVLTFLGANVMIDSANAVTVFIAFYYAVTAFACVWTFRHTLRDSARNLWLRGILPLLGGVLLTVAFVSGIIQWAKPEFSQTAAGGVGGTLVVVLVLAVLGIGLLLWARFSSATRAYFTSRAS